The following are encoded together in the Nocardioides okcheonensis genome:
- a CDS encoding coiled-coil domain-containing protein → MHDEMFTTVRRGYDPAEVERAVEGARTEVAELRARLAAAEGAAEQARTEADEARTGLDQARSEASAAREALVAREAQQPEQPTFAHLGERVGQILSLAEAEAAEVRDRVVGEVEALRKDAEADVASLRADADRYAEETRRDADAEAARLVADARTAAESERDAAERDASARRAEAEALHEDQRAKAAQAAADFETTLAERRQKATSEFQAQQAATQAELDAMTARNRDAEAAMERSRAEAEARIARMLADAEERSTTMVAEARATADRVRAESERELAAAAQRRDSINAQLSNVRQMLATLTGTVPGVVLPEPARAEPVVEATTEEPAGERPADSDAADGAVTEAEVVEAQEEAAAEAAEHAGEEPAEPRT, encoded by the coding sequence ATGCATGACGAGATGTTCACGACCGTGCGTCGCGGCTACGACCCGGCCGAGGTCGAGCGCGCCGTCGAGGGCGCCCGCACCGAGGTCGCCGAGCTGCGCGCCCGCCTCGCCGCGGCCGAGGGTGCGGCGGAGCAGGCGCGGACCGAGGCCGACGAGGCGCGCACCGGGCTCGACCAGGCCCGCTCCGAGGCGTCGGCTGCCCGCGAGGCGCTCGTCGCGCGGGAGGCGCAGCAGCCCGAGCAGCCGACCTTCGCCCACCTCGGCGAGCGGGTCGGCCAGATCCTCAGCCTGGCCGAGGCCGAGGCCGCCGAGGTGCGGGACCGGGTCGTCGGCGAGGTCGAGGCGCTCCGCAAGGACGCCGAGGCCGACGTGGCGTCGCTGCGCGCGGACGCCGACCGGTACGCCGAGGAGACCCGCCGCGACGCCGACGCGGAGGCCGCCCGCCTCGTCGCCGACGCCCGTACCGCCGCCGAGTCCGAGCGCGACGCCGCCGAGCGCGACGCGTCCGCCCGTCGCGCCGAGGCGGAGGCGCTCCACGAGGACCAGCGCGCGAAGGCCGCCCAGGCGGCCGCCGACTTCGAGACCACGCTCGCCGAGCGCCGGCAGAAGGCCACGTCGGAGTTCCAGGCCCAGCAGGCCGCCACCCAGGCCGAGCTCGACGCGATGACCGCCCGCAACCGCGACGCCGAGGCCGCGATGGAGCGCAGCCGGGCCGAGGCCGAGGCCCGGATCGCCCGGATGCTCGCCGACGCCGAGGAGCGCTCGACCACGATGGTCGCCGAGGCCCGCGCCACCGCCGACCGGGTCCGCGCCGAGTCCGAGCGCGAGCTCGCCGCCGCCGCCCAGCGCCGCGACAGCATCAACGCCCAGCTCTCCAACGTCCGCCAGATGCTCGCCACCCTCACCGGCACCGTGCCCGGCGTGGTGCTCCCCGAGCCCGCGAGGGCCGAGCCCGTCGTGGAGGCCACCACCGAGGAGCCGGCCGGGGAGCGGCCCGCCGACTCGGACGCGGCGGACGGCGCCGTGACCGAGGCGGAGGTCGTCGAGGCCCAGGAGGAGGCGGCCGCCGAGGCCGCCGAGCACGCGGGCGAGGAGCCGGCCGAGCCTCGTACCTGA
- a CDS encoding NAD-dependent epimerase/dehydratase family protein: protein MKLLVLGGTRFLSREVATRAVGRGWDVTCACRGTSGPVPEGARHLRWDRADPPPAEVVDGGWDAVVDVGRLPSQVSTAVAATPDAHWVFVSTVSVYADNASPAMEPLLDPITDDVDLAVDPEAYGGMKVACEQAVTATAASAAVVRPGLIVGPGDPTGRFAYWPQRLARGGEVLAPGRPEDVVQVIDVRDLADWLLVLAEQRTTGTYDAVGTPTPFGDLLAGVAEGVGARDPRLTWVDAAFLEAHGVEPWAGEGSLPLWLPHPAYDGMLRHDPAPAEAVGLRLRPPTATAPACLDDPVTALSPEREAEVLAAWHAR, encoded by the coding sequence ATGAAGCTCCTCGTCCTCGGTGGCACCCGGTTCCTCTCGCGCGAGGTCGCGACCCGCGCGGTCGGCCGCGGCTGGGACGTCACGTGCGCCTGCCGCGGCACGTCGGGCCCGGTGCCCGAGGGTGCCCGCCACCTGCGCTGGGACCGCGCCGACCCGCCGCCGGCCGAGGTGGTCGACGGGGGCTGGGACGCGGTGGTCGACGTCGGCCGGCTCCCCTCGCAGGTCAGCACCGCCGTCGCCGCGACCCCCGACGCGCACTGGGTGTTCGTGTCGACGGTCAGCGTCTACGCCGACAACGCCTCACCGGCGATGGAGCCGCTGCTCGACCCGATCACCGACGACGTCGACCTCGCCGTCGACCCGGAGGCCTACGGCGGCATGAAGGTGGCGTGCGAGCAGGCGGTCACGGCGACGGCCGCCTCCGCGGCGGTCGTACGCCCCGGGCTCATCGTCGGACCGGGCGACCCGACCGGCCGGTTCGCGTACTGGCCGCAGCGGCTGGCCCGCGGCGGGGAGGTGCTGGCGCCGGGGCGCCCGGAGGACGTGGTGCAGGTGATCGACGTGCGCGACCTCGCGGACTGGCTGCTGGTCCTGGCCGAGCAGCGGACCACCGGGACCTACGACGCCGTCGGCACCCCGACGCCGTTCGGCGACCTGCTGGCGGGCGTCGCCGAGGGCGTCGGCGCGCGGGACCCGCGCCTCACCTGGGTCGACGCGGCGTTCCTCGAGGCCCACGGCGTCGAGCCCTGGGCGGGCGAGGGCTCGCTGCCGCTGTGGCTGCCCCACCCCGCCTACGACGGCATGCTCCGCCACGACCCCGCACCGGCGGAGGCCGTCGGCCTGCGGCTGCGACCGCCGACCGCGACCGCACCCGCGTGCCTCGACGACCCCGTGACGGCGCTGTCGCCGGAGCGCGAGGCGGAGGTGCTGGCGGCCTGGCACGCCCGCTGA
- a CDS encoding DeoR/GlpR family DNA-binding transcription regulator: protein MTEPATTRSATRARHAALLRLVREGVTSVEDLSARTGVSASTVRRDLARLRADGVVARTYGGALPTAPFHERSVGDSARVRVEAKQRIARAALPLVPAGGRVFLDAGTTCGALARLVAEDTTVGPLTVVTRGLETALVLADAEHVELELVGGRLRRLSHGLVGPLAALALDRMSFDVAFLGADAVDVRRGVGEPTVEETSLKEQVAGTARRTVVLADATKLDAAAPAWTRMPGAWTLVTDEVTPELEAACAGTAAELLPAP from the coding sequence ATGACCGAACCCGCCACCACCAGGTCCGCCACGCGGGCCCGGCACGCCGCGCTCCTCCGGCTCGTGCGCGAGGGCGTGACGTCGGTGGAGGACCTCTCCGCGCGGACCGGGGTGTCGGCCTCGACGGTGCGCCGCGACCTCGCCCGGCTCCGCGCGGACGGGGTGGTCGCCCGCACCTACGGCGGCGCGCTCCCGACGGCACCGTTCCACGAGCGGTCGGTGGGCGACAGCGCACGCGTGCGGGTGGAGGCCAAGCAGCGGATCGCCCGGGCGGCACTGCCGCTGGTGCCGGCGGGCGGGAGGGTCTTCCTCGACGCCGGCACGACGTGCGGCGCGCTCGCCCGGCTGGTCGCGGAGGACACCACGGTGGGCCCGCTCACCGTCGTCACCCGCGGGCTGGAGACTGCCCTGGTGCTGGCCGACGCCGAGCACGTCGAGCTCGAGCTCGTCGGGGGGCGGCTGCGCCGGCTGAGCCACGGCCTGGTCGGTCCGCTGGCCGCCCTCGCCCTCGACCGGATGTCGTTCGACGTCGCCTTCCTCGGCGCGGACGCGGTCGACGTACGCCGTGGGGTGGGGGAACCGACCGTCGAGGAGACCTCGCTCAAGGAGCAGGTCGCCGGGACCGCCCGCCGCACGGTGGTGCTGGCCGACGCCACCAAGCTCGACGCCGCCGCGCCCGCCTGGACCCGCATGCCTGGAGCCTGGACGCTCGTCACCGACGAGGTCACGCCCGAGCTCGAGGCGGCGTGCGCGGGGACCGCCGCCGAGCTGCTGCCCGCCCCCTGA